The following are encoded together in the Argopecten irradians isolate NY chromosome 5, Ai_NY, whole genome shotgun sequence genome:
- the LOC138324009 gene encoding metallophosphoesterase 1-like, which produces MARVTGPVFFLCGQRWSVNALTAVVVFLAVFSNEFLIYMIQSFRWPNLPVGSRDSSKTQVMLLVADPQLQGIQDEIGFPVGMISRWDIDRYLSQTFSLAHAYAKPDVVVFLGDLMDEGSKATKEEYRSYYYRFLSVFGAAEKDKKVYIAGDNDIGGEFRDMRKEWKMDRFEKHFDLLTGVDKVGFIDYIKMDIQTHNTPFIEKRDLAEDLQRKISSPIRVLVSHETILPKAKVELYPMLRRLKPQLIFSAHWHKSIVFVCEDCMVDDENTWPVHRRDLAWMTDYMSVNLTINPKALTEVMVPTCSYRMGERDMGYGVAVIESNGEMKYTVLWLPRRYTMLFAYLIILVPLVLVHLYFKLFPYIMRKVHTRRR; this is translated from the exons ATGGCTAGAGTTACTGGACCTGTATTTTTCCTTTGCGGTCAACGATGGTCTGTGAATGCCTTAACTGCTGTGGTTGTTTTTCTGGCTGTCTTTAGCAATGAGTTCCTCATATACATGATACAAAGTTTCAGATGGCCAAACCTGCCAGTGGGGTCCAG GGATTCCAGTAAAACACAAGTGATGCTATTGGTGGCCGATCCTCAGCTTCAAGGTATCCAGGACGAGATCGGCTTTCCTGTGGGCATGATTTCCAGATGGGATATAGATAG GTACCTTAGCCAAACATTTTCCTTGGCACATGCCTACGCCAAACCAGATGTGGTGGTTTTCCTGGGTGACCTGATGGATGAAGGCAGCAAAGCAACGAAGGAAGAATACAGATCTTACTACTACAGGTTTCTCAGTGTGTTTGGGGCTGCAGAAAAGGACAAG aaAGTTTACATTGCTGGAGACAATGATATTGGTGGAGAGTTCCGGGATATGAGGAAAGAGTGGAAGATGGACagatttgaaaaacattttgatcTCCTCACTGGTGTAGATAAGGTTGGATTCATAGACTATATAAAA ATGGATATACAAACTCATAATACACCATTTATAGAAAAGCGAGATTTAGCTGAGGACCTACAGAGGAAAATCTCTTCACCTATTAGAGTTCTTGTTAGTCATGAAACTATTCTGCCAAAAGCAAAAGTAGAACTTTATCCG ATGTTGAGAAGATTGAAACCTCAACTTATATTCTCTGCGCATTGGCATAAG TCTATTGTGTTTGTATGTGAAGACTGCATGGTAGATGATGAGAATACCTGGCCAGTCCATCGCCGTGATCTAGCCTGGATGACAGACTACATGTCTGTGAATCTAACCATCAACCCTAAGGCCCTAACAGAGGTGATGGTGCCGACGTGTAGCTACAGGATGGGGGAGCGTGATATGGGATATGGGGTCGCCGTCATAG AATCAAACGGAGAAATGAAATATACAGTATTATGGTTACCACGGCGGTATACTATGCTGTTTGCATACTTGATCATTTTAGTGCCACTTGTCTTAGtccatttatatttcaaattatttccaTACATTATGAGAAAAGTCCATACTAGACGGCGGtag